A single region of the Plantactinospora soyae genome encodes:
- a CDS encoding SLC13 family permease has product MPATNGGTPLAAAETPPTNDGGPRWRRWLGRLGVLDWISVGLLAVGLICVLTGLLPAPEADDTMGRIMPILLFLGTIVIVAELTATAGVFDVIAGRLASVARGSYLALFLLCVLFASVTTIALNLDTTAVLLTPVMLALAARLGIPALPLAMTTVWLANTASLLLPVSNLTNILAAGRVDLEPVPFAGRMWLPQLVAITVTMAALWIWYWRRGQRGADRFEPPTPQPPADRVLYRTAFAACLLFVAGILFGVEIGLASAVAAAIVIVGFAVRARERLTLALVPWRLLVFVTGLFLVLQTVGRYGLDDLVGALVGTDPGTTGAFRAGATGAVLSNVVNNLPAYLAGEAVVPVANHTQLLALLIGTNVGPLATPWASLATLIWYERCAAYGVRVPLGRFMATGLVLAVCCTSATVGALLLVS; this is encoded by the coding sequence GCCGGCTCGGCGTGCTCGACTGGATCTCGGTCGGGCTGCTGGCCGTCGGGCTGATCTGCGTCCTGACCGGTCTGCTGCCGGCGCCGGAGGCGGACGACACGATGGGCAGGATCATGCCGATCCTGCTCTTCCTCGGCACGATCGTGATCGTGGCCGAGCTGACCGCCACCGCCGGGGTGTTCGACGTGATCGCCGGTCGCCTGGCCAGCGTCGCCCGGGGCAGCTACCTGGCGCTCTTCCTGCTCTGCGTGCTCTTCGCGTCGGTCACCACGATCGCGCTGAACCTCGACACCACGGCCGTGCTGCTCACCCCGGTGATGCTGGCGTTGGCCGCCCGGCTGGGCATCCCGGCGCTGCCGCTGGCGATGACCACTGTCTGGCTGGCCAACACGGCGAGCCTGCTGCTCCCGGTGTCGAACCTGACGAACATTCTCGCCGCCGGGCGGGTCGATCTGGAGCCGGTACCGTTCGCCGGCCGGATGTGGCTGCCCCAACTCGTCGCGATCACGGTCACCATGGCCGCGCTGTGGATCTGGTACTGGCGGCGGGGGCAGCGCGGGGCCGACCGGTTCGAGCCGCCGACGCCACAGCCCCCGGCCGACCGGGTGCTCTACCGTACGGCCTTCGCGGCCTGTCTGCTCTTCGTCGCCGGCATCCTGTTCGGGGTGGAGATCGGGCTCGCCTCGGCGGTGGCCGCCGCCATCGTCATCGTGGGCTTCGCGGTACGCGCCCGCGAGCGGCTGACCCTGGCCCTGGTTCCGTGGCGGCTGCTGGTCTTCGTCACCGGCCTGTTCCTGGTGCTCCAGACGGTCGGCCGGTACGGGCTGGACGACCTGGTCGGCGCGCTGGTCGGTACGGACCCCGGCACGACCGGCGCCTTCCGGGCCGGTGCCACCGGTGCGGTCCTGTCCAACGTGGTGAACAACCTCCCCGCGTACCTCGCCGGTGAGGCCGTGGTGCCGGTGGCCAACCACACCCAGTTGCTCGCGCTGCTGATCGGCACCAACGTCGGTCCGCTGGCCACCCCGTGGGCCTCGCTGGCGACCCTGATCTGGTACGAGCGCTGCGCCGCCTACGGCGTACGGGTGCCGCTGGGCAGGTTCATGGCGACCGGGTTGGTGCTGGCGGTCTGCTGCACCTCCGCCACCGTCGGCGCCCTGCTGCTCGTCTCCTGA